A window from Trinickia violacea encodes these proteins:
- a CDS encoding DUF72 domain-containing protein codes for MNIRVGTASWTDPTLIASKRFYPPGCTSAEARLRFYATQFPIVEVDSSYYAMPSGQNSVLWAQRTPSDFVFNIKAFRLFTGHQTERAKLPKDIQAALPPSDKKNLYYKDTPDEVVEELWRRYREAIEPLHEAGKLGAVHFQFAPWIVNNPDGRAHVERCADAMAGFTLATEFRHRSWFTEKSTASTLALEREHGLINVIVDEPQGPTNSIPAVWEVTNEALAVIRLHGRNHATWNVKDAKSASDRFNYDYGDDELGELAERIRAIAAHVARTHVIFNNNYEDQGQRNARTLIGLLGGSVVKTT; via the coding sequence ATGAACATTCGTGTAGGCACGGCGTCGTGGACGGACCCGACACTGATCGCCAGCAAGCGCTTTTATCCGCCGGGCTGCACGAGCGCGGAGGCGCGCCTGCGCTTCTATGCGACCCAGTTTCCGATTGTCGAGGTCGACTCCAGCTACTACGCGATGCCGAGCGGACAAAACTCCGTGTTGTGGGCTCAGCGTACGCCCTCCGACTTTGTGTTCAACATCAAGGCGTTTCGGCTATTTACGGGACATCAGACCGAACGCGCGAAGCTGCCAAAAGACATTCAGGCTGCGCTACCGCCCAGCGACAAGAAGAACCTGTACTACAAAGACACGCCGGACGAGGTTGTCGAAGAACTATGGCGTCGATATCGGGAAGCGATCGAGCCGCTACACGAGGCGGGAAAGCTCGGCGCCGTGCATTTTCAGTTCGCACCTTGGATCGTGAACAATCCCGACGGCCGTGCTCATGTGGAGCGCTGTGCCGACGCGATGGCAGGCTTTACGCTGGCCACGGAGTTTCGGCATCGCTCGTGGTTCACGGAAAAATCTACGGCGTCGACGCTCGCGTTAGAGCGCGAGCATGGCTTAATCAACGTGATCGTCGACGAGCCGCAGGGGCCGACAAACAGCATTCCCGCGGTGTGGGAAGTCACGAACGAGGCGCTCGCTGTGATTCGTCTGCACGGGCGAAATCACGCGACCTGGAACGTGAAAGATGCGAAATCAGCGAGCGACCGGTTCAATTACGATTACGGTGACGACGAACTTGGCGAGCTGGCCGAGAGGATTCGCGCGATCGCCGCGCACGTTGCGCGAACGCACGTGATTTTCAACAACAACTATGAGGACCAGGGACAACGCAACGCGCGCACGCTGATTGGGCTCCTCGGTGGTTCGGTTGTAAAGACGACGTGA